A stretch of DNA from Amylolactobacillus amylophilus DSM 20533 = JCM 1125:
AACCGAATCAACCAGTGGGGTAATTTGGGCACGCATATAACTTCTGATGTCGTGTTCGAAACCGCTTGTTCCCTGCAGCTCTGTTAGTGTTTTAATTCGTTGAAATGTTTTCTCTTCCATAGCTCTTCCCTCTTGTTCAAACAGATATAATATATCTATTCTAGCAAAAAAAGATGAGGTTTTCTCCCTCATCTTCTAAAAAGCTTATTATTTCAGTTTATCCTTCATCTTTTCGAAGAAATTCTTTTCTTGTGGTTCTACTGATTCACCACTAGCCTTGATATATTGCATCAACGCATCTTTTTGTGCTTTATTCAGCTTATTTGGAATTGCCACCTTAATTGTGACTTCCTGATCACCAGTTCCGTTGCCACGCAAGTAAGGTACACCCTTACCACGTAACTTGAACTTCGTTCCAGGCTGAGTACCTGCTGGAACGCGGAGTTCTATCTTACCATGGACGGTGTTCACCTCAATCTCATCACCAAGTGTCGCCTGGGCGAATGAGATATTTTGTGTGCTGTAGATTGTGTTGCCGTTCCGTTCGAATTCCTTACTTGGTTTCACGCGGAAGACGATGTAGAGGTCACCGTATGGACCACCGTTTTGTCCAGCCTCACCCTGGCCACTCAAACGAATTTGCTGACCATTGTCGATTCCGGCTGGCACCTTAACTTCAATCGTGTGCTTCTCATCTGTGACGCCACGGCCTGCACAGGTATGGCAAGGTGTTGGTATAAGCACGCCACGACCATTACATTGGTCACAAGTAACTTGTTGTCTGATTACACCAAGCATTGACTGACGCTCCACTGTCATGTAGCCCGATCCTTGACACTTAGGACACGTCTGCACAGAGGTTCCTGGTTCTGCACCGTTACCACCACAGGTGTGACAAGTTTCAGAACGTGTATAGGTAATATTGGTTTTCTTACCAAAAATCGCCTCTTTAAAAGCAACCGTCATGGTGTAATCGAGGTCCGAACCACGTGTTGGTGCGGTAGGATCAACGC
This window harbors:
- the dnaJ gene encoding molecular chaperone DnaJ, producing the protein MADKRDYYEVLGLSRDASADEIKKAYRKLSKKYHPDINKAPDAEEKFKEVNEAYEVLSDDQKRAAYDQYGQAGVDGSYGQGGFGGQGFGGGFDDVGDIFSQFFGGGQARQRVDPTAPTRGSDLDYTMTVAFKEAIFGKKTNITYTRSETCHTCGGNGAEPGTSVQTCPKCQGSGYMTVERQSMLGVIRQQVTCDQCNGRGVLIPTPCHTCAGRGVTDEKHTIEVKVPAGIDNGQQIRLSGQGEAGQNGGPYGDLYIVFRVKPSKEFERNGNTIYSTQNISFAQATLGDEIEVNTVHGKIELRVPAGTQPGTKFKLRGKGVPYLRGNGTGDQEVTIKVAIPNKLNKAQKDALMQYIKASGESVEPQEKNFFEKMKDKLK